One Nostoc punctiforme PCC 73102 DNA window includes the following coding sequences:
- the gltX gene encoding glutamate--tRNA ligase produces MTVRVRIAPSPTGNLHIGTARTAVFNWLFARHHGGKFILRIEDTDLERSRPEYTDNILEGLRWLGLNWDEGPFFQSQRLDLYKEAVQKLLDQGLAYRCYTTSEELEALREAQKARGEAPRYDNRHRNLTPEQRAAYEAEGRSYVIRFKIEDGREIVWNDLVRGKMSWRGSDLGGDMVIARASEEGSGQPLYNFVVVVDDIDMQITHVIRGEDHIANTAKQILLYEAMGAKIPEFSHTPLILNMEGRKLSKRDGVTSISEFQKMGFTAEGLVNYMTLLGWSPPDSTQEIFTLETAAKEFGFERVNKAGAKFDWDKLDWLNSQYIHNTPVDKLTDLLIPFWEAAGYKFDGGRDRAWLEQLVTLISQSLTRLVDAVPQSQLFFSDTVEFSEEGSTQLKQEGSTAVLEAIVTALENQPQLSEAAAQDIIKQVVKEQKVKKGLVMRSLRAALTGDVHGPDLIQSWLLLNQIGLDKSRLSRAITEAN; encoded by the coding sequence GTGACTGTCAGAGTCCGTATTGCGCCGAGTCCAACCGGAAATTTACATATTGGTACAGCTAGAACGGCTGTATTTAACTGGTTATTTGCCCGTCACCACGGCGGGAAATTTATATTGCGAATAGAAGATACAGACCTAGAGCGATCGCGTCCCGAATACACCGACAATATTCTTGAAGGATTGCGCTGGCTAGGACTGAACTGGGATGAAGGGCCGTTTTTTCAATCTCAGCGCCTGGATCTTTATAAAGAAGCAGTACAAAAACTGCTAGATCAAGGATTAGCCTATCGCTGCTACACCACCAGCGAAGAATTAGAAGCGCTAAGAGAAGCTCAGAAAGCTAGAGGCGAAGCTCCCCGCTATGACAACCGTCACCGCAACCTAACACCAGAACAACGTGCCGCTTATGAAGCAGAAGGTCGTTCTTATGTGATTCGCTTCAAAATCGAAGATGGGCGGGAAATTGTCTGGAACGACCTAGTAAGGGGAAAAATGTCTTGGCGAGGTAGCGATTTAGGTGGTGATATGGTCATCGCCCGCGCCTCAGAAGAGGGTAGCGGTCAACCACTATACAATTTTGTCGTTGTAGTGGATGACATTGATATGCAAATCACTCATGTCATTCGCGGAGAAGACCACATCGCCAATACCGCCAAGCAAATTCTGCTGTATGAAGCAATGGGTGCAAAAATTCCAGAGTTCTCCCATACGCCATTAATTTTGAACATGGAAGGGCGCAAGCTTTCTAAGCGGGATGGTGTCACTTCCATTTCTGAATTTCAGAAAATGGGCTTTACTGCTGAAGGCTTGGTAAATTACATGACATTGCTGGGTTGGTCGCCACCAGACTCGACGCAAGAAATATTTACTTTAGAAACAGCAGCTAAAGAGTTTGGCTTTGAGCGTGTAAATAAAGCAGGTGCAAAGTTTGACTGGGACAAGCTAGATTGGTTGAACAGTCAGTATATCCACAATACGCCAGTAGATAAACTCACAGATTTACTCATACCCTTTTGGGAAGCGGCTGGGTATAAATTTGATGGTGGAAGAGATCGCGCCTGGTTAGAACAGCTTGTAACTTTAATTAGCCAAAGTTTGACTCGTTTAGTAGATGCAGTACCTCAAAGCCAACTGTTTTTTAGCGATACAGTTGAATTTAGCGAAGAAGGCAGTACACAACTGAAACAAGAAGGTTCTACTGCTGTTCTTGAGGCGATTGTCACAGCTTTAGAAAATCAGCCGCAACTGTCGGAAGCCGCCGCCCAGGACATTATCAAACAAGTGGTGAAAGAGCAAAAAGTCAAAAAAGGCTTAGTAATGCGATCGCTCCGAGCAGCCTTAACTGGAGATGTTCATGGCCCCGACCTCATTCAATCTTGGTTACTACTAAATCAGATTGGTTTAGACAAATCGCGTTTGAGCCGGGCAATAACAGAAGCTAATTAG
- a CDS encoding IS4 family transposase, with translation MIINSFPKIVKDILRGLPKNDYPVLNSRLFFECWLSYAMDNSLTSMRDLFNRLNNTGFPVDISTFSKANLHRSQKPFQEIYQKLNELVQKKVQKKLHDKYAICPIDSTIITLTSKLLWVLGHHQVKLFSSLNLATGSPSDNFINFGHDHDYKFGCKMMSSLPNNAVGVMDRGFAGLKFIQELVQENKYFVLRVKNNWKLEFEEQTGLIKVGASNDAQAYRVINFCDLETKTEFRLVTNLPTLGEAAVSDYEIRDIYRLRWGVELLWKFLKMHLKLDKLITKNVNGITIQIYVTLIAYLILQILSVPQQWGHTLLDKFRYLQSCMCQKISYVHWFEEMMSC, from the coding sequence GTGATTATAAATTCATTTCCCAAGATTGTCAAAGATATCTTGAGAGGACTGCCAAAAAACGATTATCCAGTATTGAACAGTCGTCTGTTCTTTGAGTGCTGGTTATCTTATGCTATGGATAACAGCTTAACAAGTATGCGAGATTTATTTAACAGATTAAACAACACAGGATTTCCGGTAGATATTTCTACTTTCTCTAAAGCAAACTTACATCGAAGTCAAAAACCTTTTCAAGAAATTTACCAAAAATTAAATGAATTAGTACAGAAGAAAGTTCAAAAAAAGTTACATGATAAATATGCAATTTGTCCAATAGATTCAACAATTATTACTCTCACAAGTAAATTGTTATGGGTACTAGGACACCATCAAGTAAAACTTTTCAGTTCTCTAAATTTAGCTACTGGAAGTCCATCAGATAACTTCATAAACTTTGGACATGACCATGACTATAAATTTGGTTGTAAAATGATGTCTAGTCTACCAAATAATGCTGTTGGTGTAATGGATAGAGGTTTTGCTGGATTAAAATTTATCCAAGAATTAGTCCAAGAAAACAAATACTTTGTTTTGCGGGTAAAAAACAATTGGAAGTTAGAATTTGAGGAGCAAACTGGATTAATTAAAGTTGGTGCATCTAATGATGCTCAAGCCTATAGAGTGATTAATTTTTGTGATTTAGAAACGAAAACTGAGTTTCGATTAGTAACCAATTTACCAACATTAGGAGAGGCTGCCGTTAGTGATTATGAAATCAGGGATATTTATCGATTGCGTTGGGGAGTTGAATTGTTGTGGAAGTTTTTGAAAATGCACTTAAAACTTGACAAGTTAATTACTAAAAATGTTAATGGTATCACCATACAAATTTACGTTACTTTAATAGCTTATCTAATTTTACAGATATTATCTGTACCACAACAATGGGGACATACGCTATTAGATAAATTCCGCTATTTACAATCTTGTATGTGTCAGAAAATAAGTTATGTTCATTGGTTTGAAGAGATGATGTCATGTTGA
- a CDS encoding serine/threonine protein kinase — protein sequence MPQKKIENMVGQKAELDDYIGQFLNNRYLIRDLIGKGGMGRVYLAEDTAKGGMPIAIKILSLSLANQQMSQRFAREIFIGAQLGRKSKHIVRILSYGVTEDKTPYYVMEYLQGKNLKQILKIQPLTISKFLEICNQICLGLQCAHQGISLKGEIYPIVHRDIKPENIFLSEDSKEREIVKILDFGIAKFLTERSGMTLTDSFIGSLPYCSPEHMEGRKLLDVRSDIYSLGVLMFEMLTGKHPFQTKSNSFGTWYQAHRFQMPPTLEEVNPQVKVPQVLEKLLMSCLAKEVSDRPQNINQILEDLEKVNSQINDVLLNNSSDILKVSLPVKLVPATFLSEQECLQKNWPKNKPIAPIGFPHLLQTPQRPIPTFWAMLPKQEIAKFLNKVHSTEFISKINVYPMLLWVTVLYDAQPSMTKWLPYFLDLKDNKGQNIARSLAEVGYYHLLFFPLEEPNRCSHVTTLSLTANQRQQLVDWLDISQRTNELILSNQAKNLLKTEYEKLKLDILQKLAADHKAEKEGLKTWMDKFLEMFFKLLSRS from the coding sequence ATGCCACAAAAAAAAATTGAGAATATGGTAGGGCAAAAAGCAGAATTAGACGATTATATCGGACAATTTTTAAATAATCGCTATTTAATCAGAGATTTGATCGGCAAAGGGGGGATGGGGAGAGTTTATTTAGCAGAAGATACTGCTAAAGGTGGTATGCCGATCGCAATCAAAATTTTATCACTCAGTTTGGCGAATCAGCAAATGTCCCAACGCTTTGCCAGAGAGATTTTTATTGGCGCTCAATTGGGTCGTAAAAGTAAACATATTGTCCGCATCTTAAGTTATGGCGTTACTGAGGATAAAACCCCCTACTATGTAATGGAATACCTCCAAGGAAAAAATCTCAAACAAATTCTCAAAATTCAGCCTTTAACAATATCAAAATTTTTGGAGATTTGTAATCAAATTTGTTTAGGCTTACAATGTGCCCATCAAGGTATCAGCCTCAAAGGAGAGATTTATCCCATTGTTCATAGAGATATAAAACCCGAAAATATATTCCTTAGTGAAGATAGTAAAGAAAGAGAAATTGTTAAAATACTCGATTTTGGCATCGCCAAATTTTTAACAGAACGAAGTGGGATGACCCTGACAGATTCTTTTATTGGCAGTTTACCTTACTGTTCTCCAGAACACATGGAAGGGCGCAAATTGCTAGATGTGCGCTCTGATATTTACAGTTTGGGAGTATTAATGTTTGAGATGCTAACAGGAAAACATCCATTTCAGACAAAAAGTAACTCTTTTGGTACTTGGTATCAAGCGCATCGCTTTCAAATGCCACCTACACTTGAAGAAGTTAATCCGCAAGTTAAAGTACCGCAGGTATTAGAAAAACTGTTGATGAGTTGTTTAGCGAAAGAAGTAAGCGATCGCCCACAAAATATAAACCAAATATTAGAAGATTTAGAAAAAGTTAATAGCCAGATTAATGATGTTCTTCTTAACAATAGCAGTGACATTCTTAAAGTCTCACTTCCAGTTAAATTAGTACCTGCCACTTTCTTGTCAGAACAAGAGTGTTTGCAGAAAAATTGGCCTAAGAACAAACCAATTGCACCAATTGGTTTTCCCCATTTATTACAAACTCCTCAAAGACCTATACCAACTTTTTGGGCAATGTTGCCCAAACAAGAGATTGCAAAATTTTTGAATAAAGTACACAGCACTGAATTTATTAGTAAAATTAATGTATATCCGATGCTGTTGTGGGTAACAGTCTTATACGATGCCCAGCCTTCTATGACTAAGTGGCTACCTTATTTTCTAGATTTGAAAGATAATAAAGGGCAGAATATAGCGCGTAGTTTAGCAGAGGTAGGCTACTATCATCTACTATTTTTTCCCCTAGAAGAGCCAAACCGTTGCTCTCATGTAACAACCTTAAGTCTCACAGCGAATCAGCGTCAGCAACTTGTAGACTGGTTAGATATAAGCCAACGTACAAATGAATTAATTTTGTCTAATCAAGCTAAAAATCTTCTAAAAACAGAGTATGAAAAACTAAAATTAGACATTTTGCAAAAGTTAGCGGCAGATCATAAAGCTGAGAAAGAAGGGTTAAAAACTTGGATGGATAAATTCTTGGAGATGTTTTTTAAACTTTTATCGCGTTCTTAA
- a CDS encoding esterase-like activity of phytase family protein: MQLIKKTFVMPRIIYLFISIIIISFLFTNLPSSAVEVSNIEFIGEATLPKGLIFKKTEVGGLSGITYNAKNNLYYAISDDRGQKAAARFYTLKIDLSKGSLKKSGVIPVDVTTLLNENDQTFRPSETDTEGIALTNKSTVFISSEGDSTKLINPFIKEFSLSFGKEITTLSIPNKFLPDKTGKQGIRNNLAFESLTITPDKKNLFTATENALIQDGVAAKPNIGSPCRILQYNLLNGQPEKEFLYQTEPVSPFLNLTGKFASGLPDLLALDNQGHFLSLERSFTGLGFAISLFQVSLEQADDIHHIDSLLAIDFKNIKPIQKKLLLDLKTLDVLLDNIEGLTLGPKLPDGQQSLILVSDNNFNSLQRTQILAFKMKIETPLIRLLRRLLPNLNR; the protein is encoded by the coding sequence ATGCAGCTAATTAAGAAAACCTTCGTAATGCCACGAATTATTTACTTATTTATCTCGATTATAATTATCAGCTTTTTATTCACAAACTTACCATCAAGTGCTGTTGAAGTTAGTAATATAGAGTTTATCGGTGAAGCTACTTTACCGAAAGGTTTAATCTTTAAAAAAACCGAAGTTGGAGGTTTATCTGGAATTACATATAATGCAAAAAACAACCTTTATTATGCTATCTCTGATGATCGTGGACAAAAAGCTGCTGCCCGCTTCTACACTCTGAAAATAGATTTAAGCAAGGGTTCTTTAAAAAAGAGCGGAGTTATTCCTGTAGATGTTACCACATTATTAAATGAAAACGATCAAACATTTCGCCCCAGTGAAACTGATACAGAAGGTATTGCATTAACTAATAAATCAACTGTATTTATTTCTTCCGAAGGCGATTCTACAAAACTAATTAATCCTTTTATTAAAGAATTTTCACTATCTTTTGGTAAAGAAATTACAACACTTTCCATCCCAAATAAATTTTTGCCAGATAAAACTGGTAAACAAGGTATCCGTAACAATTTGGCTTTTGAAAGCCTCACCATCACACCTGATAAAAAGAATCTATTTACAGCCACCGAAAATGCTCTCATTCAAGATGGTGTTGCCGCTAAACCTAACATTGGTAGTCCTTGCCGAATTTTGCAATACAACTTACTCAACGGCCAGCCAGAAAAGGAGTTTCTTTACCAGACAGAACCAGTTTCACCCTTTTTGAATCTGACTGGCAAATTTGCTAGTGGATTACCTGATTTACTTGCTCTTGATAATCAAGGGCACTTCCTAAGTTTAGAAAGGTCTTTTACTGGTTTAGGATTTGCTATTTCCCTATTTCAGGTTTCTTTAGAACAAGCTGATGATATTCATCACATAGATAGTCTTTTAGCAATTGACTTTAAAAATATTAAACCAATTCAGAAAAAACTACTGTTAGATTTGAAAACCCTAGATGTACTACTAGACAACATCGAAGGCTTAACTCTTGGCCCTAAACTACCCGATGGTCAACAATCATTAATTCTTGTGAGTGATAACAATTTTAACTCACTACAACGTACTCAGATACTAGCCTTTAAAATGAAAATTGAAACACCACTGATCAGATTATTACGTCGTTTACTGCCGAATCTCAATCGTTAA
- a CDS encoding TM0106 family RecB-like putative nuclease, protein MLINAELLLQYQRCKRRTFLDIHGDKSQRDAPNELLRKLQQDKIAHQLSALAQMTYHQPDYSYGNWEKAEKATLELMERGVEYIYKGVLLANYSDEYTLLSRPNLLVKQPGQSRFGDWMYVPASIELGKRPKQEYQVVAAFHTQVLSTVQGVVPETALLILRTKNSNYAVDLFKWIPRMQQILEEFIEVLELPNPPEVFISRQKCNFCHWYSQCYAVAQSEKHLSLLPGVTPLRYTQLQDVAITTLESLANTSPSTLENLVGFDPKVAPKLVVQAQSALEKRPLVLPYPLPIEDITFTAPIELYFDIEAQPDLDLNYLLGVLVVDRLANTEQFYSFLADKPEDEELVWQQFLDLVWQYPEAPIYHFCVYEFDTVKRLAKLYNTPYASVRPVLNRFVDVYEQLTQSVALPVESYALKAIARWLGFEWREKEASGAKCIYWYDQWLETGDRTLLEIIQSYNEDDCRATHRVKDWLVNFFQDEYGLRLA, encoded by the coding sequence ATGCTAATTAATGCTGAACTCCTACTCCAATACCAACGTTGTAAACGCCGAACTTTTCTAGATATCCACGGTGACAAAAGTCAGCGCGATGCACCCAATGAGTTGCTGCGGAAGCTGCAACAGGACAAAATCGCTCATCAGCTAAGTGCTTTGGCACAGATGACTTACCACCAACCAGATTATTCTTATGGAAACTGGGAAAAAGCAGAGAAGGCAACTTTAGAATTGATGGAGCGTGGCGTTGAGTATATTTATAAAGGAGTACTGCTAGCAAATTATTCTGACGAATATACCTTGCTGAGTCGCCCAAATTTACTCGTCAAACAGCCAGGACAGTCTCGTTTTGGAGATTGGATGTATGTCCCAGCTAGTATTGAATTGGGTAAGCGCCCTAAGCAAGAATATCAAGTTGTCGCTGCATTTCATACTCAAGTGTTGTCAACAGTGCAGGGAGTTGTACCAGAAACAGCTTTGCTGATATTGCGAACGAAAAACAGCAATTATGCCGTAGATTTGTTCAAATGGATTCCACGAATGCAGCAAATTCTGGAGGAGTTTATTGAAGTTTTAGAGTTACCGAATCCGCCAGAAGTGTTTATTTCTCGGCAAAAGTGCAATTTTTGCCATTGGTATAGTCAATGTTATGCTGTTGCTCAATCTGAAAAACATCTCTCACTATTACCAGGCGTAACACCTCTTCGCTACACTCAACTCCAAGACGTAGCTATCACCACACTAGAATCTCTTGCTAATACCAGTCCCAGCACCTTAGAAAATCTAGTTGGTTTCGACCCAAAAGTAGCACCCAAGCTAGTAGTGCAAGCTCAATCTGCATTGGAAAAACGACCCCTAGTTTTACCCTACCCGCTACCAATAGAAGATATTACATTCACAGCACCCATAGAGCTTTACTTTGATATTGAGGCACAGCCAGACTTAGATTTAAATTATCTTTTGGGGGTTTTGGTCGTTGATAGACTTGCCAACACAGAACAGTTTTATTCGTTTTTAGCAGATAAACCAGAAGACGAAGAATTAGTTTGGCAGCAATTTTTGGATTTAGTTTGGCAATATCCCGAAGCACCAATTTATCATTTTTGTGTCTACGAGTTTGATACAGTCAAACGGCTAGCAAAGCTTTACAACACTCCCTACGCCTCAGTGCGCCCTGTACTGAACCGATTTGTGGATGTGTATGAACAATTAACCCAAAGTGTAGCATTACCTGTAGAAAGTTATGCCCTCAAAGCGATCGCGCGTTGGTTAGGATTTGAGTGGCGGGAAAAAGAAGCAAGTGGTGCCAAATGTATTTACTGGTACGATCAGTGGCTAGAAACAGGCGATCGCACCTTACTAGAAATTATCCAAAGCTACAACGAAGATGATTGCCGCGCTACCCACAGAGTAAAAGACTGGCTTGTAAACTTTTTTCAGGACGAATATGGTTTGCGACTAGCTTAA
- a CDS encoding aminotransferase class V-fold PLP-dependent enzyme, translated as MTSLSVTQTKLHSHREQFPALANKTYFNYGGQGPMPQRAMDAMTETQAYVQQIGPFGNEAYRWIAPQTQAARVAIASELNAPSETISLTQNVTVGCNIAMWGIDWHSGDHILLSDCEHPGVIATTQEIARRFAVEVTTCPLKATLNEGDPVKVIAQHLRPNTRLVILSHVFWNTGQVLPLKKIAEVCRNNHSFLLIDAAQSAGLLPLNLTELGVDFYAFTGHKWLCGPAGAGGLYVRPEARESLKPTFIGLNGIVVDSQSQPVDWLPDGRRYEVSTLAYPLYVGLKEAIAIHQQWGTSQERYEQIYQNSGYLWQRLVALPDVKCLRTSPPESGIVSFQLANNQPQAHLKLVQFLDSQNILTRTIADPSCIRATIHYLTLESEIDQLVEAIQSFCKIS; from the coding sequence ATGACTAGTCTTTCTGTCACCCAAACCAAGCTGCATAGCCATCGAGAGCAATTTCCCGCTTTAGCCAATAAGACTTATTTCAATTATGGGGGACAAGGGCCAATGCCCCAAAGGGCAATGGATGCTATGACCGAAACTCAGGCTTATGTTCAGCAAATAGGGCCCTTTGGTAATGAGGCGTATCGCTGGATAGCGCCGCAGACTCAAGCCGCTAGAGTTGCGATCGCTTCTGAGTTAAATGCACCAAGCGAAACAATTAGCCTTACCCAGAATGTCACAGTTGGCTGTAATATCGCTATGTGGGGCATTGACTGGCATTCTGGCGACCACATACTGCTCTCAGACTGCGAACATCCAGGCGTGATTGCCACCACACAAGAAATCGCACGGAGATTCGCGGTAGAAGTTACCACCTGTCCTCTGAAGGCGACTTTAAATGAGGGCGACCCTGTAAAAGTTATTGCCCAGCACTTACGTCCTAATACCCGTCTTGTAATCTTAAGTCATGTTTTCTGGAATACTGGTCAAGTTTTACCCCTTAAGAAAATTGCCGAAGTATGCAGAAATAATCATTCTTTCCTGTTGATAGATGCTGCCCAATCTGCTGGTTTATTACCTTTAAACTTGACAGAATTGGGTGTAGATTTTTATGCTTTCACTGGTCACAAATGGCTATGTGGCCCTGCGGGTGCTGGTGGTTTGTATGTTCGCCCAGAAGCACGAGAAAGCCTGAAGCCTACCTTTATTGGCTTGAATGGCATTGTTGTAGATAGTCAATCTCAGCCTGTGGACTGGCTTCCCGATGGGCGACGGTATGAAGTGTCTACATTAGCTTATCCGTTGTATGTTGGGTTAAAGGAAGCGATCGCAATTCATCAGCAATGGGGAACTTCACAGGAACGTTACGAGCAAATTTACCAAAACAGTGGGTATCTTTGGCAGCGCTTAGTGGCGTTACCCGATGTTAAATGTTTGCGAACATCCCCACCTGAAAGCGGTATAGTCTCATTCCAACTTGCAAATAATCAGCCCCAAGCTCATCTCAAGTTAGTACAATTTCTAGACTCACAAAACATATTAACTCGGACAATTGCCGATCCTAGTTGTATACGTGCCACCATCCATTACCTGACTTTAGAATCAGAAATCGACCAATTAGTTGAGGCTATTCAAAGTTTTTGCAAAATTAGTTAA
- a CDS encoding polysaccharide biosynthesis protein, translating into MNLFIFPLHSLAQKLGNTLLIQLLNLRNRHFFFCDLILFSITPLLALTLRLDDALTLNTYILELVIATILFSVVKLTLLCSFSFYSRYWRYASIEDLIHITMLFLFAVIIQEFLFYVLHTILHFSIEKLPKSLPLIDGLLSLALIGGLRFSVRAVEITSHKQTVLNSQERVLIVGAGSAGVSLVQEMQINPQLGFYPVAFIDDDPQKLNVNIRGIPVLGDRNYITDVVKYQQIHKVIIAMPSVAGQVIREIVDICKANGIQTSTLPGIHEILNGPVRIDSIRDVRIEDLLRREPVQTDIEVVAQFIEGKKVLITGAGGSIGSELCRQICQCRPAEIMLLGHGENSVFNIQQELEKIVEAMKENGEAQKYTPYISSLIADIRFEERLNHVFEQFQPHVIFHAAAHKHVPLMELNSPEAITNNVIGTKNLLEMALRYDVLHFVMISTDKAVNPTNVMGASKRVAEMLVLQAARQSGKPYVAVRFGNVLGSRGSVVPTFKKQIAAGGPVRVTHPDICRYFMTIPEAVQLVLQAAVLGRSGEVLMMNMGKPVKIVDLAKELIRLSGYEVNKDIEIIFTGLRPGEKLFEELFIEGEEYERTQHEKLLIVKNSSRTVPKNLDFVVESLHRAAYKNDTNSIIFLLEQLIPEYKPKNLTSEINNLESNKNLSNYLSKKLSLK; encoded by the coding sequence ATGAACTTATTTATTTTTCCTTTGCACTCGTTAGCACAAAAGCTTGGCAACACACTCCTGATCCAATTACTAAATCTGAGAAATAGGCATTTTTTCTTTTGCGATCTTATTTTATTTTCAATCACACCTTTATTAGCTCTGACTCTACGTTTGGATGACGCTCTCACCCTCAATACATACATATTAGAGTTAGTAATTGCAACAATACTGTTTTCAGTAGTCAAATTAACTTTATTGTGTAGTTTTAGTTTTTATAGCCGTTACTGGCGCTACGCCAGTATTGAGGATCTTATACATATAACAATGCTGTTCTTGTTTGCGGTCATCATTCAAGAGTTTTTATTTTATGTGTTACATACCATACTTCATTTCTCTATAGAAAAACTGCCAAAATCGTTACCATTGATTGATGGTTTGCTTTCCTTGGCTTTGATTGGTGGGCTGCGTTTCAGCGTTAGGGCAGTGGAAATAACTAGCCATAAACAAACAGTCTTGAATTCACAGGAGCGGGTATTAATAGTTGGTGCTGGTAGCGCAGGCGTTTCGTTAGTACAAGAAATGCAGATAAATCCGCAGTTAGGTTTTTATCCTGTAGCCTTCATTGACGATGATCCACAAAAATTAAATGTAAACATTCGTGGTATTCCTGTACTAGGCGATCGCAACTATATAACTGACGTAGTGAAATATCAGCAAATCCACAAAGTCATAATTGCAATGCCAAGTGTTGCAGGACAAGTAATTCGGGAAATTGTTGATATTTGCAAAGCAAATGGAATTCAGACTAGCACTCTCCCAGGAATACACGAAATCCTGAATGGCCCCGTGCGAATAGACAGCATTCGCGATGTACGTATCGAAGACTTGCTCAGACGCGAACCTGTACAGACGGATATTGAAGTAGTTGCCCAATTTATTGAAGGTAAGAAAGTATTAATTACAGGTGCAGGTGGATCGATTGGTAGCGAACTTTGCCGTCAAATTTGCCAGTGCCGCCCAGCAGAAATTATGCTATTGGGACACGGAGAAAACTCAGTATTTAATATCCAACAAGAGCTAGAAAAAATTGTGGAAGCCATGAAAGAGAATGGCGAAGCACAAAAATATACTCCTTACATATCGAGTTTAATTGCTGATATTCGTTTCGAGGAACGACTAAATCATGTTTTTGAGCAATTCCAGCCTCATGTAATTTTTCATGCTGCTGCCCACAAGCACGTCCCCTTGATGGAATTAAATTCCCCAGAAGCCATTACCAACAATGTGATTGGGACAAAAAATTTGTTGGAAATGGCTCTGCGATATGATGTTCTACATTTTGTGATGATTTCCACAGATAAAGCAGTTAATCCTACCAATGTGATGGGAGCCAGCAAGAGAGTTGCAGAAATGTTAGTGTTACAAGCTGCAAGACAAAGTGGTAAGCCTTATGTTGCCGTGCGTTTTGGCAATGTTTTAGGAAGCCGAGGTAGCGTAGTTCCCACCTTCAAAAAACAAATTGCAGCAGGTGGCCCAGTCAGAGTTACCCATCCTGATATCTGCCGTTATTTCATGACCATTCCAGAGGCAGTGCAACTTGTTTTACAAGCCGCAGTACTTGGTCGTAGTGGTGAAGTTTTAATGATGAATATGGGTAAGCCTGTAAAAATAGTTGACTTAGCTAAGGAACTCATTCGTCTTTCAGGATATGAAGTTAACAAAGACATTGAGATTATATTTACAGGCTTGCGACCAGGGGAAAAATTATTTGAAGAATTATTTATTGAAGGAGAAGAATATGAACGTACTCAACATGAAAAACTATTAATAGTAAAAAATTCTAGTCGTACTGTGCCAAAAAATCTGGATTTCGTTGTAGAGTCTTTGCATCGAGCAGCATATAAGAACGATACAAATTCAATTATATTTTTGCTTGAGCAGCTAATACCCGAATATAAACCTAAAAATTTAACTAGTGAAATCAATAACTTAGAGAGTAATAAAAATCTATCTAATTATCTCTCGAAAAAATTGTCATTGAAATAG